The Equus quagga isolate Etosha38 chromosome 2, UCLA_HA_Equagga_1.0, whole genome shotgun sequence genome has a window encoding:
- the LOC124236119 gene encoding olfactory receptor 11H12-like, whose translation MRTLETTNISGFVSEFILLGFPCDRDIQILLFVLFSFIYLLTLMGNASVIYAVWSSQKLHTPMYILLANFSFLEICYVSSDVPKMLTNIISQTKSISYTGCLLQFYFFFSMCAAEGLFLSVMSFDRFLAICRPLHYPTVMTYRLCARLMVFCWAGGFLWLLTPLTLISQVPFCGPNTIDHFLCDLAPLLALSCAPVPGITLICGIISSLIIFLTFLYILGTYFCVLSVVLQMPSGSGRHKAFSTCASHLAVVSLFYGSVMVMYVSPGSGDYPGIQKFVTLFYALATPFFNPLIYNFRNKDMKEELRKILNVLLWKISKGFKSQI comes from the coding sequence ATGAGGACCTTGGAGACTACTAATATCTCTGGGTTTGTGAGTGAGTTCATTCTCCTGGGCTTTCCATGTGACAGAGACATCCagatcctcctctttgtgctctTCTCCTTCATCTACCTTCTGACTCTCATGGGCAATGCATCCGTCATCTATGCTGTGTGGTCAAGCCAGAaactccacacacccatgtacatCCTCCTGGccaacttttctttcttggagATCTGCTATGTCAGTTCTGATGTGCCCAAAATGTTGACCAACATCATCTCCCAAACCAAGAGCATCTCCTACACTGGCTGCCTGCTCCAGTTCTACTTCTTCTTCTCCATGTGTGCTGCTGAGGGCTTATTTCTGTCAGTGATGTCTTTTGATCGATTTCTTGCCATTTGTAGACCTTTGCATTATCCCACTGTAATGACCTATCGCCTATGTGCTAGGTTAATGGTTTTCTGCTGGGCTGGTGGTTTTCTCTGGTTACTGACTCCTTTAACTCTAATATCTCAAGTGCCCTTCTGTGGTCCCAACACCATTGACCATTTTCTCTGCGATCTGGCACCTTTGCTGGCATTGTCCTGTGCTCCAGTACCTGGAATTACTCTGATCTGTGGAATCATTAGCTCTTTAATCATCTTTCTCACCTTCCTGTACATCCTTGGCACTTACTTCTGTGTTCTGAGTGTGGTGCTACAGATGCCCTCAGGCTCAGGAAGGCATAAGGCTTTCTCTACTTGTGCCTCCCACCTTGCTGTGGTGTCTCTGTTCTATGGCTCAGTCATGGTGATGTACGTTAGCCCAGGTTCTGGGGACTATCCTGGGATACAGAAATTTGTGACCCTGTTCTATGCTTTAGCAACCCCATTCTTTAATCCCTTGATCTACAACTTTCGGAACAAAGATATGAAGGAGGAACTAAGGAAAATTCTGAATGTGTTGTTATGGAAAATCTCTAAAGGATTCAAAAGTCAAATTTAA
- the LOC124236050 gene encoding olfactory receptor 11H6-like, producing the protein MHISEASNISGSVSEFILLGFPCRREIQILLSVIFSLIYLLTLLGNTSIICAVWSSQKLHTPMYILLANFSFLEICYVSSDVPKMLANIISQTKSISYTGCLLQFYFFFSMCAAEGYFLSAMSFDRFLAICRPLHYPTIMTHHLCAHLVVFCWAGGFLSILMPAVLMSQVPFCGPNIIDHFFCDLGPLLALSCAPVPKTTLTCATVSSLIIFITFLYILGSYTLVLRAVLRVPAGSGRNKAFSTCASHFLVVSLFYGSVMVMYVSPGSRSHPGTQKFVTLFYCMATPFFNPLIYSLRNKDMKDALKKVLGAPSKEIPKNIEK; encoded by the coding sequence atGCATATCTCAGAAGCCAGTAATATCTCTGGGTCTGTGAGTGAGTTCATCCTCCTGGGCTTCCCCTGCCGCAGGGAGATCCAGATCCTCCTCTCCGTCATCTTCTCCCTCATCTACCTTCTGACCCTCCTGGGGAACACATCCATTATCTGTGCCGTGTGGTCAAGCCAGAaactccacacacccatgtacatCCTCCTGGCCAACTTCTCCTTCCTTGAGATCTGCTATGTCAGTTCTGATGTGCCCAAAATGTTGGCCAACATCATCTCCCAGACCAAGAGCATCTCCTACACTGGCTGCCTGCTCCAGTTCTACTTCTTCTTCTCCATGTGTGCTGCTGAGGGCTACTTTCTGTCTGCAATGTCCTTTGATCGGTTCCTTGCCATCTGTCGACCTCTGCATTACCCCACCATCATGACTCACCATCTCTGTGCCCACTTAGTGGTTTTCTGCTGGGCAGGTGGCTTTCTATCCATACTGATGCCTGCAGTTCTTATGTCCCAGGTGCCCTTCTGTGGCCCTAACATCATTGACCATTTTTTCTGTGACCTGGGGCCACTGCTGGCACTGTCCTGTGCCCCAGTTCCAAAAACTACTCTAACTTGTGCTACTGTAAGCTCTCTCATCATCTTTATCACCTTCCTCTACATCCTGGGATCCTATACTTTAGTTTTGCGAGCTGTACTTCGGGTCCCAGCTGGCTCAGGCAGGAACAAAGCTTTTTCTACATGTGCCTCCCATTTCTTGGTGGTTTCTCTGTTCTATGGCTCAGTCATGGTCATGTATGTGAGTCCAGGCTCCAGGAGCCATCCTGGGACACAGAAATTTGTGACCTTGTTTTACTGCATGGCAACCCCATTCTTTAATCCTCTGATCTACAGTCTGCGGAACAAAGATATGAAAGATGCACTAAAGAAAGTCCTGGGAGCACCATCAAaagaaattcctaaaaatatagagaaatga